A window of the Canis lupus baileyi chromosome 1, mCanLup2.hap1, whole genome shotgun sequence genome harbors these coding sequences:
- the PRPF31 gene encoding U4/U6 small nuclear ribonucleoprotein Prp31 isoform X2, translating to MRCPVASPHGHWVHWGTHPTLCSQDTRCLAKRIVMGPVEAAPEYRVIVDANNLTVEIENELNIIHKFIRDKYSKRFPELESLVPNALDYIRTVKELGNSLDKCKNNENLQQILTNATIMVVSVTASTTQGQQLSEEELERLEEACDMALELNASKHRIYEYVESRMSFIAPNLSIIIGASTAAKIMGVAGGLTNLSKMPACNIMLLGAQRKTLSGFSSTSVLPHTGYIYHSDIVQSLPPDLRRKAARLVAAKCTLAARVDSFHESTEGKVGYELKDEIERKFDKWQEPPPVKQVKPLPAPLDGQRKKRGGRRYRKMKERLGLTEIRKQANRMSFGEIEEDAYQEDLGFSLGHLGKSGSGRVRQTQVNEATKARISKTLQRTLQKQSVVYGGKSTIRDRSSGTASSVAFTPLQGLEIVNPQAAEKKVAEANQKYFSSMAEFLKVKGEKSGIMST from the exons GATGGGACCTGTTGAGGCGGCCCCTGAATACCGAGTCATCGTGGATGCTAACAACCTGACCGTGGAGATCGAGAATGAGCTGA ACATCATCCATAAGTTCATCCGGGATAAGTACTCAAAGCGCTTCCCTGAACTGGAGTCTCTGGTCCCTAATGCACTGGATTACATCCGCACGGTCAAG GAGCTGGGCAACAGCCTGGACAAGTGCAAGAATAACGAAAACCTACAGCAGATCCTAACCAACGCCACCATCATGGTCGTCAGCGTGACTGCCTCCACCACCCAGGG GCAACAGCTGTCAGAGGAGGAGCTAGAGCGGCTGGAGGAGGCCTGTGACATGGCACTAGAGTTGAACGCCTCTAAGCACCGCATCTACGAATATGTGGAGTCTCGGATGTCCTTCATCGCGCCCAACCTCTCCATCATCATTGGGGCATCCACAGCCGCTAAGATcatgg GGGTGGCTGGGGGCCTGACCAACCTCTCCAAGATGCCCGCCTGCAACATCATGCTGCTTGGGGCCCAGCGGAAGACGCTGTCCGGCTTCTCGTCCACGTCTGTGCTGCCCCACACTGGTTACATCTACCACAGTGACATTGTGCAGTCTCTGCCCCCG GATCTCCGGCGGAAAGCGGCTCGGCTGGTGGCTGCCAAGTGCACACTGGCAGCCCGTGTGGACAGCTTCCACGAGAGCACAGAAGGGAAG gtgGGATATGAGCTGAAGGATGAGATCGAGCGCAAGTTTGACAAATGGCAGGAGCCGCCGCCCGTGAAGCAGGTGAAGCCCCTGCCTGCACCCCTGGACGGGCAGCGCAAGAAGCGAGGTGGCCGCAG GTACCGCAAGATGAAGGAGCGGCTAGGGCTGACCGAGATCCGGAAGCAGGCCAACCGCATGAGCTTCGGAGAG ATCGAGGAAGACGCCTACCAAGAGGACCTGGGCTTCAGCCTGGGCCATCTGGGCAAATCAGGCAGCGGGCGGGTACGGCAGACACAGGTGAACGAGGCCACCAAAGCCAGGATCTCTAAGACACTGCAG CGGACCCTGCAGAAGCAGAGTGTCGTGTATGGCGGGAAGTCCACCATCCGTGACCGCTCCTCGGGGACTGCTTCCAGTGTGGCTTTCACCCCTTTGCAG GGCCTAGAGATTGTGAACCCACAAGCAGCTGAGAAGAAGGTGGCTGAAGCCAACCAGAAGTATTTCTCCAGCATGGCCGAGTTCCTCAAGGTCAAGGGCGAGAAAAGCGGCATCATGTCCACCTGA